CGATGAACCCCTGTAACGTCCAGCGGTACACGATGGTCGAGGAGCTGTACCACGACGGCGGCTACCGCCCGCCGTGGCTCTGGTCGGTCGCCGAGGTGCTGAAAGAGACCGCAGACATCTCCGGGAGCGAAGCGACCGGAGGCTCGTCAGACGAGCAAAGCGAGTCTGACGGTGAGGACGTCATCGTCGTCTCCGATCCCGTGGGCCACGGCAGCGACCGCGGCCCGCACAACTGCGGGGAGTGTGACGACCGGGTCCAGCGCGCGATCAAGGACTTCGACCTGCGACAGGACCCCAGCGTCTTCGAGCAGGTCGAGTGTGAGTGCGAGGCGACCTGGGAGGCCGTCCTGGAACGGGAGCGCAGTTACTCGCTGCCGTTGGCGCGGTAACGGGCTTTTGCGGTCGCGGTGGCTACGTCCGTCCCGTCGTCGCTAGCCGGACGACCCGTCCGAGCGCCACCCAGGCGACGCCGAACGGGAGAAACAGCGCGGACGTTCGAACGACGGCCATCCGTACAGGTAGCGGGAGTATCGCTCCGGCCAGAACGACCAGGACCGGCACGACCGGGGCCAGGAGACACACCGCTACCGTGACGGCCGGCGGGTCGGGACGCCGATGGAGGACGACACCGATCAGCCCGGTCCCACTCAGTGCCAGCGCGTAGCCGGTGATCGCCAGCCACGTACGGACGAGCCCGGCGGGGTCTTCGCCAGTGGCGGGGACCGGAGTGAACCCGGCAGCGACGTAGGCGGCTACCGACTCGGCCGCGAGCACTCCCAGACAGCACAGGCCCAGCCCCGTCGCGCCGAGCGCGACTCGACCTGTCCGCTCGGGGCGATCGAAGACCGTGGAGAGGCCCGCGACACCACCCAGGAGGAGTCCGAGTCCCAGCAGGGACCCGATATCGTAGACGGTCCCCACGTACGGGCGTGTCCCGAACGCCGCGAACTGGAGCCAGGGCATCGCCGTCCAGCAGACGGCACCGACTGCGGCCCCGACCCCGCTCCAGGCGACCGCCCGCCTTCGCTTCGGTGAGGGTTCCATACTGGACCGTCTCTCCCCCACCGCAAAACGCTCGCGGTGGCACCACTGGCCTCCGACAGCGAACCAGGACACTCCCCGCTGGCACTTTCACTTTCACTCCGGTAGGGTGGCTCTTATTATCGTGGCCTGCTTACTAGTCGATAGGGGCCGCCGGAACCTGTCACACGCTCCAGCGACCCCACCCTTTCCCTTTGGACACGTCCACTGGTAGTGATTGTTCGGTCTGTTTCGGATCGACTGCACGAGAGCGTGCGGTCGTCCCGGTACATCGCTACAATACTCCTGTGAGAGAAGCCACGTACCGACGGTTCTGGACCGACGACGGACTCGTCGGTCGAACCGGAACTTCGATCGCTACGAGACGCCGGCTGTCCGTGTCGTGGACGCCGATCGGTCCACTTCGGTAGACTGTCCGCCGCTACTGAGCGAACCCTTCGAGGACGCCCTCGCCGTCGGTCCGACCCAGGTCTTCCAGCGAGGCCCGCTCGGGGTGGGGCATCATCACCGCGATGTGGTCGTCCTCGCCGACGATGCCGGCGACGTTGTGTTTCGAGCCGTTGGGGTTGGCTTCGGGCGTGACGGCACCGTCCTCGTCGCAGTATTTGAACAGGACGCGGTCCTCGGCCTCCAACTCGTCCAGGCGCTCGTCGTCGATCTCGTAGCGCCCCTCGCCGTGGGCGATGGGGAGTTCGACGACGTCGCCCGCCTCGTAGTGGCTCGTCCAGGGTGTCTCGGCGTTCTCGACCCGGAGGTAGACGTGTTCACACTGGAAGCGGGCGCTCTCGTTCGTCGTGAACGCACCGGGAGTGAGGGCGGACTCACAGCCGATCTGGGCACCGTTACAGACGCCGAGCACCGGCGTTCCGTCGGCGGCCGCCGCGCGGATGTCCGCCATGACCGGCGAGCGAGCGGCCATCGCGCCGGCCCGGAGGTAGTCGCCGTAGGAGAACCCGCCGGGCAGCATGATACCGTCGACGTCCGAAGGGAGGCCGTCCTCGTGCCAGACGAGTTCGGCGTCGAACCCCAGCGATTCCAGCGCCTGGACGGAGTCGCGGTCGCAGTTCGAACCGCCGAATTGGATGACTGCGATCATGCTGTCTCGGTCACGTCGACCTCGTAGTCGTGGATGGTCGGGTTCGCCAGGAGCCGTTCGGCCATCTCCTCGGCGCGGTCGCCGGCGTCCGCGGCGCTGTCGGCGTCGAGGTCGAGTTCGAAGACGTCGGCCGAACGCAGGTCCGACAGCTCGAACCCGAGCCGTTCGAGGGCCTGCTGTGTCGTTTCGGCTTCGGGATCGAGGACGCCCCGCTTGAGCCGGACCGTGACGGTGGCAGTGTAGGCGGTCATTAGTGGCAACGGTGCGGTCGGCGGAGAAAACGCTTGTGTTCTCAGTCTACGGCCGTCCATTCCGTCGGCTGGTCGGGGAGGCCGCTGACCCGGATCTCCTGGCCGGTCCCGGACTCCCGGAGGTCGATCCGGCCGTCGAACGCCTGTGCGATGCTACCCAGAACGCGGTCGTCGTGTGCTCTGGGGTCGATGACACAGACACCGAGCCCGTCGGCGGTCCGGATTCGACTCGTCACGGTGTTGATAAACCGGTAGACCGGCCGGACGTCGTCGCTGTAGACCAGCAGCGGCGTTAGGGTGTAGATCCCCGTCCGGACGGCGTCGAACCCCCGGGCGTACACCTGCTCGTACTGTCCGGCGTACTCGATCCCGATCCCGGTGAGGTCGGCGGGCGTTCCGACGGAGGAGACGAACTCGCCGAGGTCGTCGCTGCTGTCCCCCGCACAGTCGACGACGCGGACCCGGCCGTTCGAGAGATCCTCACCCGTCCGGTCGATGCCGGCAAGCAGCTCCCGTGCACTCACGTCGGCGGCGATGAGCACGATCCCGTCGCCCCTGTCCGCGGTCAGCAGCTCCAGCGCGAACCGCCGTGTCCCGCCCAGTATCGGTCCGGCGACCAGGAGGCTCGTCCCGGGCTCCACCGGCGCTATCGGGAGGTCGCCGAAGCCGTACTGTCTGTCGAGTTGTTCCATCTCATTCCACCCCGTCAGATAGTCGTTTCCGCAACCGCAGTTGCTCCTGCACTTCGTCGGCGAACCGACGGAGGTCCTCGCGCTCGGCACGGCTGTACGAGCGTGGCTCGTCGTCGATACAACAGACCGCTCCCAACGCGTTCCCCGCCTCGTCGGTGATCCGTGCGCCGGCGTAGGACCTGATGTCCAGTTCGTCGAGTCGGTCGACGGCCGAGAACCGCGGGTCCTCGTGGACGTCCTCGACGACCAGCACCTCGTCTGTCAGGATCGTGTGGGTACAGATCGTGTCTTCGCGGGCCAGGGTCGGCCAGTTGGCGCCGACACAGGCGATGAACCGTTCCTCGTGGGCGTCGACCAGGCCGATGAAGGCGACGTTGATGTCGAAGTGGTTCGCGATCAGCGTCGTCAGCCGATGGAACGTCGCTTCCGCACCGAGTTCGTCGATGTCGTACTCGCCGACGGCGGCGAGCCGTTCGGTCTCGTCGGCCGGAATTGGATACGCCGCTTGGCTGGACGACCGAACGGCGTTTCCGACGACATCGACCAACCGCTCGCGGGCGTTCGGGACAGTCTGTGGGACGTACTCGACGATCTGGTCCGGCCGCTCTCGCGGAAGGTCCGAGGGGGAGTCGGCGGTAAACAGCACACAGACGCAGTCGGGATTCGAGGTCCGCACCGCGTCGACGGCGTCGAACGCGTCGCCGTCCGGGAACGTCGTCGCAGTCACGACACAGTCCGTGTCGGCAGTGACGGTCGTCTCGATATCGGCTATCGAACCGACCGAACCGACAGCCAGTCCGGCGGCTTCCAGTGCGTCGACTGTTGCCGACCGTTCGCTCGCGTCGGGGTCGGCAACGACGACAGCCGGCGAATCCACAGTCACACCGTCACACTCACTCTCTACCCTCATAGATGTGACGCCCTGATCGACGGAAAACGAAGGCTTTTGCACTATCCCGGTCCAACGGCGGAGCAATGAGCGTACGTACCCGACGGTGGTGGCCGTGACCCGCGGTCTCACCGAGATCACGGTCGTCGGCGACGACGATACCGGTCTCATCGCCGAGGTGACCAGCCTGCTGTTCGAACGCAGCATCAACATCGAAGACCTCGACCAGGCCGTCCGGGACGGAGTCTTCCGGATGACGATGCACGTCGACACCAGTGGGATGGTGACGACCGAGGAGACACTCCGCGAGGACCTGACGGAACTGGGCGAGAAACTCGGCGTCGACCTCCAGGTCCGGTTCCCCGCCGACCGCGAGACCCAGTCCATCGCCGTCCTCGTGACCAAGGAGTCACACTGTCTCGAAGCCCTCTTCGAGGCCTGGGCCAACGGGGACCTCGGTGCCGACATCGAGGTCGTCATCGGGAACCACAGCGACCTCCAACCCCTGGCCGAGAAGTACGACGTTCCCTTCCACGACATCGGCGACGAGAAGGGGACGCCCGACGAGGACCAGTTGCTGGACCTGCTTGCGAGCTACGACGCCGACCTCATCGTGCTGGCCCGCTACATGCGCATCCTCTCGCCGGACGTCGTCTTCCGCTACGAGAGCCGGATCATCAACGTCCACCCGAGCCTGCTGCCCGCCTTCCCCGGCGGGTCGGCGTACATGCAGGCCATCGAGGAAGGCGTTCGCATCGCCGGGGTCACCGCACACTACGTGACGACGGACCTCGACCAGGGACCGATCATCACCCAGCGGGCGTTCAACGTGCCCGACGAGGCCACCGAGGAGGACCTCCAGCAGATGGGCCAGCCGCTCGAAGCCGACGCGTTGCTGGAGGCGATCCGGCTGCACCTCAACGACGAGGTCACCGTCCACCGCGGTCGGACGAAACTCCGCGACGACGAGGTCGATGCCCAACTGGGCGCTCCGACGGACCTCAACGAACTCAATCCCGACCGTCCGATCGACGGATTGGGGGAGTTCGTCGCCGAGGAGGACGGACCCGAAACCGAGGCCGACGACTAGACGTTCCGGGGTTTTCCGAGAACTACCGAAACCGATCGTCTCAGTCGCTCTGTCTTCACCTTCTCGTCGCGCCCCGGTCCGAAGACGACGGTGACGAGACGGGGGACTTCCGACTCAGAGGTCCCGGACGGCGTCGATCGCGGCCTCCAGCGATGGCGCGTCGAAGACGTTCCCGTCCACGTAGGCGTTCGTCCCGGCACAGTAGAGGTCGCCCATCGCGTCGATCACCGACCGGTCGAGCGGTTCGGGCGACCGTTCACAGAGCGATTTCCAGTCGGCGACCCCTTCCTCGGTGGCTCGCTGTTTGGCCTCGCTCACCGCCTCGACCCACTCGGGCTGGGTCCGCTTGTGGTACTGGCGGATGACCTCCTTCGAGACCTGCTGGCCGTCGGCCGAAAAGCGGTTCTCGTCGAAGGTCCCCACCACGTCGGCGATGCGGATCTGGCCGCCGTGGTAGAGACACTCGATCTTGCCGTCCTCGTGGACCAGGCCGGCGTCATCGGCCTGTCCGGTGACGATGTGGTTGACCGCCCGAGCGAGTTCCTCCAGCCGGTCGACGTCGGCGACGCCGGCGATCCGGTCGGCCTCCTCGCGGTCGAGGTACCGGTCCTGTTCCTCGTATTTCGTCGAGAACTCGACGACCGGCGTCTCCAGGTCGACCGGTTCCGCTGGCCACTCCGCGGCGTCGAGGCCGTGGTCGGCTGGGTCGGTCCGGGA
Above is a window of Haloarcula halophila DNA encoding:
- the purQ gene encoding phosphoribosylformylglycinamidine synthase I, which encodes MIAVIQFGGSNCDRDSVQALESLGFDAELVWHEDGLPSDVDGIMLPGGFSYGDYLRAGAMAARSPVMADIRAAAADGTPVLGVCNGAQIGCESALTPGAFTTNESARFQCEHVYLRVENAETPWTSHYEAGDVVELPIAHGEGRYEIDDERLDELEAEDRVLFKYCDEDGAVTPEANPNGSKHNVAGIVGEDDHIAVMMPHPERASLEDLGRTDGEGVLEGFAQ
- the purS gene encoding phosphoribosylformylglycinamidine synthase subunit PurS; translation: MTAYTATVTVRLKRGVLDPEAETTQQALERLGFELSDLRSADVFELDLDADSAADAGDRAEEMAERLLANPTIHDYEVDVTETA
- a CDS encoding DUF7504 family protein, which encodes MEQLDRQYGFGDLPIAPVEPGTSLLVAGPILGGTRRFALELLTADRGDGIVLIAADVSARELLAGIDRTGEDLSNGRVRVVDCAGDSSDDLGEFVSSVGTPADLTGIGIEYAGQYEQVYARGFDAVRTGIYTLTPLLVYSDDVRPVYRFINTVTSRIRTADGLGVCVIDPRAHDDRVLGSIAQAFDGRIDLRESGTGQEIRVSGLPDQPTEWTAVD
- a CDS encoding GAF domain-containing protein, which gives rise to MTVDSPAVVVADPDASERSATVDALEAAGLAVGSVGSIADIETTVTADTDCVVTATTFPDGDAFDAVDAVRTSNPDCVCVLFTADSPSDLPRERPDQIVEYVPQTVPNARERLVDVVGNAVRSSSQAAYPIPADETERLAAVGEYDIDELGAEATFHRLTTLIANHFDINVAFIGLVDAHEERFIACVGANWPTLAREDTICTHTILTDEVLVVEDVHEDPRFSAVDRLDELDIRSYAGARITDEAGNALGAVCCIDDEPRSYSRAEREDLRRFADEVQEQLRLRKRLSDGVE
- a CDS encoding formyltetrahydrofolate deformylase, which produces MVAVTRGLTEITVVGDDDTGLIAEVTSLLFERSINIEDLDQAVRDGVFRMTMHVDTSGMVTTEETLREDLTELGEKLGVDLQVRFPADRETQSIAVLVTKESHCLEALFEAWANGDLGADIEVVIGNHSDLQPLAEKYDVPFHDIGDEKGTPDEDQLLDLLASYDADLIVLARYMRILSPDVVFRYESRIINVHPSLLPAFPGGSAYMQAIEEGVRIAGVTAHYVTTDLDQGPIITQRAFNVPDEATEEDLQQMGQPLEADALLEAIRLHLNDEVTVHRGRTKLRDDEVDAQLGAPTDLNELNPDRPIDGLGEFVAEEDGPETEADD
- a CDS encoding phosphoribosylaminoimidazolesuccinocarboxamide synthase, coding for MTSVKDFRIDEPATAEELGRGAFVFTDDYSVFDWGKMPDRIPEKGASLCTMGAFNFQLLEENHIPTHYEGVRLPDHDETVDLGEALSTGTAPEEMVISLTQVPELPFVDGAYDYDAYHADAGENYLIPLEIVFRNRVPVGSSLRSRTDPADHGLDAAEWPAEPVDLETPVVEFSTKYEEQDRYLDREEADRIAGVADVDRLEELARAVNHIVTGQADDAGLVHEDGKIECLYHGGQIRIADVVGTFDENRFSADGQQVSKEVIRQYHKRTQPEWVEAVSEAKQRATEEGVADWKSLCERSPEPLDRSVIDAMGDLYCAGTNAYVDGNVFDAPSLEAAIDAVRDL